In the genome of Pseudomonas bubulae, one region contains:
- a CDS encoding dicarboxylate/amino acid:cation symporter has product MTTRQPLYKSLYVQVIVAIAIGILLGHYYPETGVALKPLGDGFIKLIKMVIAPIIFCTVVSGIAGMQSMKSVGKTGGYALLYFEVVSTIALLIGLVVVNVVQPGAGMHIDVSTLDASKIAGYVSAGADQSIVGFILNVIPSTIVGAFANGDILQVLMFSVIFGFALHRLGAYGKPVLDFIDRFAHVMFNIINMIMKLAPLGALGAMAFTIGAYGVGSLVQLGQLMICFYITCVLFVLIVLGGIARAHGFSVLKLIRYIREELLIVLGTSSSESALPRMLVKMERLGAKKSVVGLVIPTGYSFNLDGTSIYLTMAAVFIAQATDTHMDITHQITLLLVLLLSSKGAAGVTGSGFIVLAATLSAVGHLPVAGLALILGIDRFMSEARALTNLIGNAVATLVVAKWVKELDTDTLQTELNSGGRPLEDTRPQDDLGVAEGPAPVLLK; this is encoded by the coding sequence ATGACGACTCGTCAGCCACTGTACAAATCCCTGTATGTGCAAGTAATCGTAGCGATCGCTATCGGTATCTTGTTGGGCCATTACTACCCGGAAACCGGTGTTGCCCTCAAGCCGTTGGGTGATGGCTTTATCAAACTGATCAAGATGGTCATCGCGCCCATTATTTTCTGTACGGTGGTGAGCGGTATTGCCGGCATGCAGAGCATGAAATCGGTCGGCAAGACCGGCGGCTATGCCTTGCTCTACTTCGAAGTCGTGTCGACTATCGCGCTGTTGATCGGCCTGGTCGTGGTTAACGTGGTTCAGCCTGGCGCAGGCATGCATATTGACGTGTCGACCCTGGATGCCAGCAAAATTGCCGGTTACGTGTCGGCAGGTGCAGACCAGAGCATCGTAGGCTTTATCCTCAACGTGATCCCGTCGACCATTGTTGGCGCCTTCGCCAATGGCGATATCCTGCAAGTGCTGATGTTCTCGGTGATTTTCGGTTTCGCCCTGCATCGCCTGGGTGCCTACGGCAAGCCGGTACTGGACTTTATCGATCGCTTCGCTCACGTGATGTTCAATATCATCAACATGATCATGAAGCTGGCGCCCCTCGGTGCGCTGGGCGCAATGGCCTTCACCATCGGCGCTTACGGCGTAGGCTCGCTGGTTCAGCTGGGTCAGTTGATGATCTGCTTCTACATCACTTGCGTGCTGTTCGTGCTGATCGTGCTGGGCGGTATTGCCCGCGCTCACGGTTTCAGCGTTTTGAAGCTGATCCGCTACATCCGTGAAGAGCTGCTGATCGTACTGGGTACGTCCTCGTCGGAATCGGCCCTGCCACGCATGCTGGTGAAAATGGAGCGCCTGGGCGCGAAGAAATCGGTAGTGGGTCTGGTGATCCCGACCGGTTACTCGTTCAACCTCGACGGTACTTCGATCTACCTGACCATGGCGGCCGTGTTTATCGCCCAGGCGACTGACACCCATATGGATATCACGCATCAGATCACTCTGTTGCTGGTGCTGTTGCTGTCGTCCAAAGGTGCTGCTGGCGTCACCGGTAGTGGTTTTATCGTACTGGCGGCAACCCTGTCGGCTGTAGGGCACTTGCCGGTAGCCGGTCTGGCGCTGATCCTGGGTATCGACCGCTTCATGTCCGAAGCCCGCGCCCTGACCAACCTGATCGGTAACGCGGTAGCAACCCTGGTGGTGGCCAAGTGGGTCAAGGAACTGGACACCGACACCCTGCAAACCGAGCTGAACTCTGGCGGCCGTCCGCTGGAGGATACCCGTCCGCAAGATGATCTGGGTGTGGCTGAAGGCCCGGCCCCGGTGTTGCTCAAGTAA
- a CDS encoding SprT family zinc-dependent metalloprotease, whose product MPELLNTRVEDCFQQAEVFFKRPFKRPVVSFKLRGQKAGVAHLHENLLRFNPQLYRENSEDFLKQTVPHEVAHLVAHQLFGERISPHGEEWQLIMRGVYELPPNRCHTYAIKRRSATRYIYRCPCPDSDFPFSAQRHALVKQGRGYLCRRCRNPLVFSGLTRVE is encoded by the coding sequence ATGCCCGAGCTGCTCAATACCCGCGTCGAAGACTGTTTCCAACAGGCCGAAGTGTTTTTCAAACGCCCCTTCAAACGCCCCGTCGTCAGTTTCAAACTGCGCGGGCAAAAAGCCGGGGTCGCCCATTTGCATGAAAACCTGCTGCGCTTCAACCCGCAGCTGTACCGTGAAAACAGCGAAGACTTCCTCAAGCAGACCGTCCCCCATGAAGTGGCGCACCTGGTTGCCCATCAACTGTTTGGCGAGCGCATCTCGCCCCACGGCGAAGAATGGCAATTAATCATGCGCGGGGTGTACGAACTGCCGCCCAATCGCTGTCATACCTACGCCATCAAGCGTCGCAGCGCCACCCGCTATATCTACCGTTGCCCCTGCCCTGACAGCGACTTCCCGTTCTCGGCCCAGCGTCACGCTTTGGTCAAACAAGGCCGCGGCTACCTGTGTCGACGCTGCCGTAACCCCCTGGTGTTCAGCGGCCTGACCCGGGTCGAATGA
- a CDS encoding Yip1 family protein has protein sequence MIHHVVGLFTHPDKEWREIRGDAEESIGHMYFTHTLILAAIPAISAFIGTTQVGWVIGNRAPVMLTLDSALWMTLLSYAAMLVGVAVMGAFIHWMARTYDAQPSLPRCVAFATYTATPLFIGGLAALYPHMWLGMMVGTAAICYTVYLLYVGLPTFMSIDPDEGFLFSSSVLAVGLVVLVAIMAFTVIVWGLGVGPIYTN, from the coding sequence ATGATCCATCACGTTGTGGGCCTTTTCACCCACCCCGATAAAGAGTGGCGCGAAATCCGTGGTGATGCCGAAGAAAGCATCGGCCATATGTATTTCACGCACACGTTAATTCTGGCAGCGATTCCAGCCATTTCTGCATTTATTGGCACTACCCAGGTGGGCTGGGTAATCGGTAACCGCGCGCCGGTGATGCTGACTCTGGACAGCGCCCTGTGGATGACCCTGCTGTCCTACGCCGCCATGCTGGTGGGCGTGGCCGTGATGGGCGCATTCATTCACTGGATGGCCCGTACCTACGATGCACAACCCAGCCTGCCGCGATGCGTGGCCTTTGCCACCTACACGGCCACCCCGCTGTTTATCGGCGGGCTGGCGGCGCTGTATCCGCATATGTGGCTGGGCATGATGGTGGGCACCGCTGCCATTTGCTACACGGTGTACCTGCTGTACGTGGGCCTGCCTACCTTTATGAGCATCGACCCGGACGAAGGCTTCCTGTTTTCCAGCTCGGTGCTGGCGGTGGGCCTGGTGGTGCTGGTGGCGATCATGGCATTCACCGTGATCGTCTGGGGCCTGGGCGTCGGGCCGATCTACACCAACTAG
- the ttcA gene encoding tRNA 2-thiocytidine(32) synthetase TtcA, protein MGTHSVSQIKLQKRLRRLTGEAIADFNMIEHGDKVMVCLSGGKDSYTLLDVLLHLQKVAPIQFEIVAVNMDQKQPGFPEDVLPAYLKSLGVEYHIVEKDTYSVVKELIPEGKTTCSLCSRLRRGTLYTFADEIGATKMALGHHRDDIVETFFLNMFFNGSLKAMPPKLRSDDGRNVVIRPLAYCNEKDIQAYSDWQQFPIIPCNLCGSQENLQRQVVKDMLQEWDRKTPGRTESIFRSLQNVIPSQLADRNLFDFASLKIDESATPRFVNLLNL, encoded by the coding sequence ATGGGCACTCACTCGGTCTCTCAAATCAAACTCCAGAAACGCCTGCGTCGATTGACCGGTGAGGCAATTGCCGATTTCAACATGATCGAGCATGGCGACAAGGTGATGGTCTGCCTGTCGGGCGGCAAGGACAGCTACACCCTGCTTGATGTGTTGCTGCACCTGCAGAAAGTCGCGCCGATCCAGTTCGAGATCGTGGCCGTGAACATGGACCAGAAGCAGCCGGGTTTCCCCGAGGACGTGCTGCCGGCTTATCTAAAGTCGCTGGGTGTGGAATACCACATCGTTGAAAAAGACACTTACTCGGTGGTCAAGGAGCTGATCCCCGAAGGCAAGACCACCTGCTCGCTGTGTTCGCGCCTGCGTCGCGGCACCCTGTACACCTTTGCCGATGAAATCGGTGCGACCAAGATGGCACTTGGGCATCATCGCGATGATATCGTCGAAACCTTCTTCCTCAACATGTTCTTCAATGGCAGCCTCAAGGCGATGCCGCCCAAGCTGCGCTCAGATGACGGGCGCAATGTGGTGATTCGTCCGCTGGCGTACTGCAACGAGAAGGATATCCAGGCCTATTCCGACTGGCAGCAGTTCCCGATCATCCCGTGCAACCTCTGTGGCTCCCAGGAGAACCTGCAGCGCCAGGTGGTCAAGGACATGCTCCAGGAGTGGGACCGCAAGACGCCGGGCCGCACCGAGAGTATCTTTCGCAGCCTGCAGAACGTGATCCCGTCTCAGTTGGCGGACCGTAACCTGTTTGATTTCGCGAGCCTGAAGATCGACGAAAGCGCAACGCCGCGTTTCGTCAACCTGCTCAATCTGTAA
- a CDS encoding DNA-3-methyladenine glycosylase I, translated as MRDYKWLHEYCLNRFGSSAALEAQLPVPRTAEQLRHISDDRYLSTLALRVFRAGLKHSVVDVKWPVFEEVFFGFDPEKVVLMGAEHLERLMQDARIIRHLGKLKSVPRNAQMVLDIAHEYGSFGAFIAQWPVTDIVGLWKYLAKHGHQLGGLSAPRFLRMVGKDTFVPSYDVVAALNAQKLVDKAPTSLRDLAIVQNAFNQWHAESGRPMCQLSQMLAFTVNH; from the coding sequence ATGCGCGACTACAAATGGCTGCACGAATACTGTCTGAACCGCTTTGGTTCGTCAGCCGCACTTGAAGCCCAATTGCCTGTCCCGAGAACTGCGGAACAGTTGCGCCATATCAGCGATGATCGCTACCTGTCGACCCTGGCCCTGCGGGTGTTCCGTGCCGGGCTCAAACACAGTGTGGTTGATGTCAAGTGGCCGGTATTTGAAGAGGTTTTTTTCGGTTTCGACCCGGAGAAAGTCGTGCTGATGGGCGCCGAGCATCTGGAGCGGTTGATGCAGGATGCGCGGATCATTCGCCATCTGGGCAAGCTTAAAAGCGTGCCACGCAATGCCCAGATGGTGCTCGACATTGCCCACGAGTACGGCAGTTTTGGCGCGTTTATCGCCCAGTGGCCAGTGACTGATATCGTCGGTTTGTGGAAGTACCTGGCCAAGCATGGGCATCAGTTGGGTGGTTTGTCGGCTCCACGCTTTTTACGCATGGTTGGCAAGGACACCTTTGTGCCAAGTTATGACGTGGTGGCCGCGCTGAACGCGCAGAAGCTGGTGGACAAGGCACCCACCAGCCTGCGTGACCTGGCGATTGTGCAGAACGCCTTCAACCAGTGGCACGCCGAAAGTGGCCGGCCGATGTGCCAGCTGTCACAGATGCTGGCGTTTACGGTGAATCACTAA
- a CDS encoding DUF2069 domain-containing protein, translating to MAKKPKVLPPIEWLQPRVRLMRVVSLACFFGLIALLCVYYLMFANLHGARPWVILLIELVPLMFVVPGMLMGSPRGHSFTCYVVNLYLIKGALAAFDPNRQVFGLMEIAASVAVFVSALLFVRWRYQLDRRLSGE from the coding sequence GTGGCTAAAAAGCCAAAAGTGCTGCCGCCCATCGAGTGGCTGCAGCCGCGGGTAAGGCTGATGCGGGTAGTGAGCCTGGCGTGCTTCTTTGGCCTGATCGCCCTGCTGTGTGTTTATTACCTGATGTTTGCCAACCTGCACGGCGCGCGCCCGTGGGTGATCCTGCTGATCGAGCTGGTGCCCTTGATGTTTGTGGTACCCGGCATGCTGATGGGCAGCCCCCGTGGGCACTCGTTCACCTGCTATGTGGTCAACCTGTACCTGATCAAGGGCGCGCTGGCGGCATTCGACCCGAACCGTCAGGTGTTCGGCCTGATGGAGATCGCGGCCAGCGTGGCGGTATTTGTCAGTGCATTGCTGTTTGTGCGCTGGCGCTACCAGCTGGATCGACGCCTGAGCGGCGAGTGA
- the wrbA gene encoding NAD(P)H:quinone oxidoreductase, producing the protein MSAPYILVLFYSRNGSTSEMARQIARGIEQGGLEARLRTVPAISAECEAVAPAIPDEGAMYASLDDLKNCSGLALGSPTRFGNMAAPLKYFLDGTSNLWLTGALVGKPAGVFTSTASLHGGQESTLLSMLLPLMHHGMLVTGLPYSESALLHTTAGGTPYGPSHHAGADGKRGLDEHEIALCRALGQRLATIARKLESNRG; encoded by the coding sequence GTGAGTGCGCCTTATATTCTGGTTCTGTTCTACAGCCGCAACGGTTCGACCAGCGAAATGGCCCGGCAAATTGCCCGTGGCATCGAACAGGGCGGCCTCGAGGCGCGCCTGCGCACAGTGCCGGCCATTTCTGCCGAATGTGAAGCCGTGGCCCCTGCCATTCCGGACGAAGGCGCGATGTACGCCAGCCTCGACGACCTGAAAAACTGCTCGGGGCTGGCCCTGGGCAGCCCGACGCGTTTCGGCAACATGGCCGCACCGCTCAAGTACTTCCTGGATGGCACCAGCAACCTGTGGCTGACCGGCGCGCTGGTGGGCAAGCCGGCCGGTGTGTTCACCTCCACTGCCAGCCTGCATGGCGGCCAGGAAAGTACCTTGCTGTCGATGCTGCTGCCACTGATGCACCACGGCATGCTGGTCACCGGCCTGCCCTACAGCGAATCGGCCCTGCTGCACACCACGGCAGGCGGAACGCCCTATGGCCCGAGCCATCACGCAGGTGCCGACGGCAAACGCGGGCTGGACGAGCACGAAATCGCCCTGTGCCGGGCCTTGGGTCAGCGTTTGGCCACCATTGCCCGCAAACTGGAGAGCAACCGTGGCTAA
- the arsC gene encoding arsenate reductase (glutaredoxin) (This arsenate reductase requires both glutathione and glutaredoxin to convert arsenate to arsenite, after which the efflux transporter formed by ArsA and ArsB can extrude the arsenite from the cell, providing resistance.), whose translation MTDLTLYHNPRCSKSRGALELLEARGLTPTVVRYLETPLSAAQLRDLLAKLNISARQLLRSGEDEYKALNLADSGLTDAQLIDAMAAHPKLIERPILVAGDKAVIGRPPEKVLEILS comes from the coding sequence ATGACCGATCTGACGCTTTATCACAACCCGCGCTGCTCGAAATCCCGCGGTGCGCTCGAACTCCTCGAAGCCCGCGGCCTGACCCCTACCGTGGTGCGCTACCTCGAAACGCCGCTGAGCGCCGCCCAACTGCGCGACCTGCTGGCCAAGCTGAACATCAGCGCACGGCAATTGCTGCGCAGCGGCGAAGACGAGTACAAGGCCCTCAACCTGGCAGACAGCGGTCTCACTGACGCGCAACTGATCGACGCCATGGCTGCACATCCCAAGTTGATCGAGCGGCCGATCCTGGTCGCAGGCGACAAAGCCGTGATTGGTCGCCCACCGGAAAAAGTCCTGGAGATCCTGTCGTGA
- a CDS encoding TlpA disulfide reductase family protein, giving the protein MFKRLMAAVTVCATLLLAGCGNDYGVDQHGQKIASERLDKQWKVINYWAEWCGPCRIEIPELNSLEKQLQGQSVGVFGVNYDGLQGKELSDASTALGITFTVLAQDPAEVFDLPRSEALPVTYILDEKGKVRATLMGEQTAAGVLAKIKELRGA; this is encoded by the coding sequence ATGTTTAAGCGACTCATGGCAGCAGTTACCGTCTGCGCCACATTATTGCTGGCCGGCTGCGGAAATGATTATGGGGTCGATCAGCACGGACAGAAGATCGCCTCGGAGCGTCTGGACAAGCAATGGAAGGTCATCAACTACTGGGCCGAGTGGTGTGGCCCGTGTCGTATCGAGATTCCTGAACTCAACTCGCTGGAAAAACAGCTGCAGGGGCAGTCGGTGGGAGTGTTCGGGGTCAACTACGATGGTTTGCAGGGCAAGGAGCTGAGCGACGCGAGTACCGCGCTGGGCATCACCTTTACCGTGCTGGCGCAGGATCCGGCGGAGGTGTTCGATTTGCCACGCAGCGAAGCCTTGCCGGTGACTTATATCCTGGATGAGAAAGGCAAGGTGCGGGCAACGTTGATGGGCGAGCAGACCGCGGCCGGTGTGTTGGCGAAGATCAAGGAATTGAGAGGGGCCTGA
- a CDS encoding META domain-containing protein → MKRLILLAVLGASLTGCAGDPVKLQQNHTYVLEWIGERPLIDNSHLTVTLDDAGRAYGSGGCNHWFAPYTLDGDKLTFGGVGSTRKACAPALMEQEQRFFEALQTVQRWDISPIEQVRFWPEQGKPLRLWPEEG, encoded by the coding sequence ATGAAACGCTTGATCCTGCTGGCCGTGCTGGGCGCAAGCCTGACGGGGTGTGCGGGTGATCCGGTGAAGTTGCAGCAAAACCACACCTACGTGCTGGAGTGGATCGGCGAACGACCGCTGATCGACAACAGCCACCTGACCGTCACCCTGGACGATGCTGGCCGGGCCTATGGCAGTGGCGGTTGCAACCATTGGTTCGCACCTTACACCCTCGACGGCGACAAGCTGACCTTTGGTGGCGTAGGCAGTACCCGCAAGGCCTGTGCGCCGGCGTTGATGGAGCAGGAGCAGCGATTCTTCGAGGCCTTGCAGACCGTACAGCGCTGGGACATATCGCCGATCGAGCAGGTGCGATTCTGGCCTGAACAGGGCAAGCCGCTGCGGCTTTGGCCTGAAGAAGGCTGA
- a CDS encoding 2-hydroxyacid dehydrogenase: MRTILFSSQTYDRDSFIAAAQDDGNELHFQPARLTLDTVALAHDYEVICPFINDDLSAPVLEQLAAGRTRLIALRSAGYNHVDLPAAKRLGLSVVRVPAYSPHAVAEHAVALILALNRRLHRAYNRTREGDFTLHGLTGFDLVGKTVGVVGTGQIGATFGKIMAGFGCKLLCFDPYPNAELLALGARYVSLPELLAGSHIISLHCPLTADNKHLINATSLATLMHGAMLINTGRGALVDTPALIEALKSGQLGYLGLDVYEEEAQLFFEDRSDLPLQDDVLARLLTFPNVIITAHQAFLTREALNAIASTTLSNIAAWRNGTAQNLIEG, from the coding sequence ATGCGCACGATTCTTTTCAGCAGCCAGACCTACGACCGCGACAGTTTCATCGCGGCCGCACAAGACGACGGTAACGAGCTGCATTTCCAGCCCGCGCGCCTGACCCTGGACACCGTAGCACTGGCCCATGACTACGAAGTGATCTGTCCGTTTATCAACGACGACCTCAGCGCCCCGGTGCTGGAGCAACTGGCTGCTGGCCGCACCCGCCTGATCGCCCTGCGCTCGGCCGGCTACAACCATGTGGATCTGCCCGCCGCCAAACGCCTGGGCCTGAGTGTGGTGCGCGTCCCCGCGTACTCCCCCCACGCCGTCGCCGAACATGCCGTGGCCCTTATCCTGGCGCTCAACCGCCGCTTGCACCGCGCCTACAACCGCACCCGCGAAGGCGACTTCACTCTGCACGGGCTGACCGGTTTCGATCTGGTGGGCAAGACCGTGGGCGTGGTGGGCACCGGCCAGATCGGCGCCACGTTCGGCAAGATCATGGCCGGTTTCGGCTGCAAGCTGCTGTGCTTCGACCCTTATCCAAACGCCGAACTGCTGGCGCTGGGCGCTCGCTACGTCAGCCTGCCCGAACTGCTGGCCGGTTCGCATATCATTTCCCTGCACTGCCCGTTGACCGCAGACAACAAGCACCTGATCAACGCCACCAGCCTGGCCACCCTCATGCACGGCGCCATGCTGATCAACACCGGACGGGGGGCGCTGGTCGACACGCCGGCGCTGATTGAGGCGCTGAAAAGTGGCCAATTGGGCTATCTTGGGCTGGATGTGTACGAAGAAGAGGCCCAACTGTTCTTCGAGGACCGCTCCGACCTGCCCTTGCAGGATGACGTGCTGGCCCGGCTGCTGACTTTCCCCAATGTGATCATCACGGCCCATCAGGCGTTTCTGACCCGCGAGGCGTTGAATGCAATTGCCAGCACGACCCTGAGCAATATCGCAGCCTGGAGAAACGGTACGGCGCAAAACCTGATCGAAGGTTGA
- a CDS encoding response regulator, which translates to MLKNLGIKGRVLLLTLLPVSLMASVLGGYFTWLQQSELQSQLLQRGEMIAEQLAPLVAPAMGRHDTALLARIATESLEQQDVRAVAFLNANHEPLAHAGPIMLNQAPLGSSTHLQQRTDNDATRYLLPVFGRHRNLAGDVIPNEAHRLLGWVELELSHNGMLLRSYRNLFASLLLIVTGLVLTTLLALRMSRTINAPLGQIKQAVAQLKDGHLETRLPPLGSHELDELASGINRMAETLHNAQEELQHSVDQATEDVRQNLETIEIQNLELDLARKEALEASRIKSEFLANMSHEIRTPLNGILGFTHLLQKSELTPRQFDYLNTIEKSADNLLGIINEILDFSKIEAGKLVLDSIPFNLRDLLQDTLTILAPSAHDKGLELVSLVYRDTPLSLIGDPLRLKQILTNLINNAIKFTREGTIAVRAMLEDQDENETDGSVQLRISVQDTGIGLTAQDIRALFQAFSQADNSLSRQPGGTGLGLVISKRLVEQMGGEIGVESTPGEGSVFWISVRLPKARDDVEDLPGAPLLGRRVAILEKHDLARQALHHQLEDCGLEVTPCTTLENLTNCVTGAHQTAQAIDLAVLGVTANDTPPERLNQHIWDLEHLGCKVLVLCPTTEQGLFNAVVDNPHSQLQAKPACTRKLRRALADLVSPRQTRSEPGEPLASRAPRILCVDDNPANLLLVQTLLEGMGAKVTAADSGYAAIDAVKAHDFDLVLMDVQMPGMDGRETTEVLRQWESERHCTPLPIVALTAHAMANEKRALLQSGMDDYLTKPISERQLAQVVLKWTGLALRNQASDNSHEPARHTTQLLVLDHDEGLRLAAGKADLAIDMLAMLLASLEADRDAIRQAREARDNNALIERVHRLHGATRYCGVPQLRAACQRSETLLKQTSPNADAALDELDLAITRLAKEARSTA; encoded by the coding sequence GTGCTTAAAAACCTCGGTATCAAAGGCCGCGTATTGCTGTTAACGCTATTGCCCGTCAGTTTGATGGCAAGCGTGCTCGGCGGCTATTTCACCTGGCTGCAACAGTCCGAACTGCAATCGCAACTGTTGCAGCGCGGGGAAATGATCGCCGAACAACTCGCCCCCCTGGTCGCCCCCGCCATGGGGCGCCACGACACCGCATTGCTGGCCCGTATCGCCACCGAATCTCTGGAACAACAGGATGTGCGCGCCGTGGCGTTCCTCAACGCCAACCACGAACCGCTGGCCCATGCCGGGCCGATCATGCTCAATCAGGCTCCACTGGGCAGCAGTACCCATCTGCAACAGCGTACCGACAACGATGCCACGCGCTATTTATTGCCGGTATTTGGCCGCCATCGCAACCTGGCCGGGGATGTGATCCCTAACGAAGCCCATCGCCTGCTGGGCTGGGTCGAACTGGAGCTGTCCCATAACGGCATGCTGCTGCGCAGCTATCGCAACCTGTTTGCCAGCCTGTTGCTGATCGTCACCGGGCTGGTGCTGACCACCCTGCTGGCCTTGCGCATGAGCCGCACCATCAACGCACCGCTGGGGCAAATCAAACAAGCCGTGGCCCAGCTCAAGGACGGGCATCTGGAAACCCGCCTGCCGCCACTGGGCAGCCACGAACTTGACGAACTGGCCTCGGGCATCAACCGCATGGCCGAAACCCTGCACAATGCCCAGGAAGAACTGCAGCACAGCGTCGACCAGGCCACCGAAGACGTGCGCCAGAATCTCGAAACCATCGAAATCCAGAACCTTGAACTCGATCTGGCCCGCAAGGAAGCCCTGGAGGCCAGCCGTATAAAGTCCGAGTTTCTGGCCAACATGAGCCACGAAATCCGCACCCCGCTCAACGGTATCCTCGGTTTTACCCACCTGCTGCAAAAAAGCGAGTTGACCCCGCGCCAGTTCGACTACCTGAACACCATCGAAAAATCGGCCGACAACCTGCTGGGCATCATCAACGAGATTCTCGATTTTTCGAAAATCGAAGCCGGCAAGCTGGTGCTCGACAGCATTCCGTTCAATTTGCGCGACCTGCTGCAGGACACCCTGACCATCCTCGCCCCTTCGGCCCACGACAAAGGCCTGGAACTGGTCAGCCTGGTGTATCGCGACACCCCGCTGTCGCTGATCGGCGACCCGCTGCGGCTCAAGCAAATCCTCACCAACCTGATCAACAACGCCATCAAGTTCACCCGCGAGGGCACCATCGCGGTGCGGGCCATGCTTGAAGACCAGGACGAAAATGAAACCGACGGCAGTGTGCAACTGCGCATCAGCGTGCAGGACACCGGCATCGGCCTGACCGCCCAGGATATCCGCGCCCTGTTCCAGGCTTTCAGCCAGGCTGACAACTCACTGTCTCGCCAGCCCGGCGGCACCGGGTTGGGGCTGGTGATTTCCAAGCGACTGGTCGAACAGATGGGCGGCGAAATCGGCGTTGAAAGCACCCCTGGCGAAGGCTCGGTGTTCTGGATCAGCGTCAGGCTGCCCAAGGCTCGCGATGATGTCGAAGACTTGCCCGGCGCGCCGCTGCTGGGCCGGCGCGTAGCCATCCTGGAAAAACACGACCTGGCCCGCCAGGCCCTGCACCATCAACTGGAAGACTGCGGCCTGGAAGTCACGCCCTGCACTACTCTGGAAAACCTCACCAATTGTGTGACCGGCGCTCACCAGACCGCCCAGGCTATTGATCTGGCAGTTCTGGGCGTAACGGCCAATGACACCCCGCCAGAGCGTCTCAACCAGCACATCTGGGATCTCGAGCACCTGGGTTGCAAGGTACTGGTTCTGTGCCCGACCACCGAGCAGGGCCTGTTCAACGCGGTGGTGGACAACCCCCACAGCCAGCTCCAGGCCAAACCCGCCTGCACCCGCAAACTGCGTCGGGCCCTGGCCGACCTGGTCAGCCCGCGACAAACCCGCAGCGAGCCCGGCGAACCGCTGGCCAGCCGCGCGCCGCGCATTCTGTGTGTGGATGACAACCCGGCCAATCTGCTGCTGGTGCAAACCCTGCTTGAAGGCATGGGCGCCAAGGTGACTGCAGCGGACAGCGGTTATGCCGCCATTGATGCGGTCAAGGCACACGATTTCGATCTGGTGCTGATGGATGTGCAAATGCCCGGCATGGACGGGCGCGAGACCACCGAAGTCCTGCGCCAGTGGGAAAGCGAGCGCCACTGTACGCCGCTGCCGATCGTTGCACTCACAGCCCACGCCATGGCCAACGAAAAACGCGCCTTGCTGCAAAGCGGCATGGACGACTACCTGACCAAACCGATCAGCGAACGGCAGTTGGCCCAAGTGGTGTTGAAGTGGACGGGCTTGGCCTTGCGCAATCAGGCCAGCGACAACTCGCACGAACCGGCCCGTCACACCACGCAACTGCTCGTCCTCGACCACGATGAGGGGCTGCGACTGGCGGCAGGCAAGGCGGACCTGGCCATCGACATGCTGGCCATGCTGCTGGCTTCGCTGGAAGCCGACCGCGACGCTATCCGCCAGGCCCGTGAGGCCAGAGACAACAACGCGTTGATCGAGCGCGTCCACCGCTTGCACGGCGCAACCCGTTACTGCGGCGTACCGCAATTGCGTGCGGCCTGCCAGCGCAGCGAGACCCTGCTCAAGCAAACCAGCCCCAACGCCGATGCCGCCCTCGACGAACTGGACCTGGCCATCACCCGTCTGGCCAAAGAGGCACGGAGTACGGCATAG